A genome region from Frankineae bacterium MT45 includes the following:
- a CDS encoding trehalose 6-phosphatase produces MSLPAERSGGGDQFGGDHGGGAAAPLVAALRAHLPQSLIALDFDGTLAPIVARPADARPIDGALEVLRGLVEGGASVAIITGREARTALELSGVGELPGLVVAGLYGAQTWRDGELETVEAPPELDEARAQLPALVEGVSSQLWIEEKGLSLVVHARGLDDPDAAIDSLRPSVEALAAPLGLEVHAGRRVLELRLAGFDKGRALREVVAAAGRSQLLYAGDDVADRPAFAVVRELRAAGRSAWAVAVSSPEVHWSEQGDGLDAVVDGPSGLLTLLRAVLGG; encoded by the coding sequence ATGTCGCTGCCGGCTGAGCGCAGCGGCGGCGGCGACCAATTCGGCGGCGACCATGGCGGCGGCGCTGCCGCGCCACTGGTGGCTGCGCTTCGAGCCCACCTGCCGCAGAGCCTCATCGCCCTCGACTTCGACGGCACCCTGGCCCCGATCGTCGCGCGCCCGGCCGATGCCCGGCCAATCGACGGCGCCCTGGAGGTGCTGCGCGGGCTGGTCGAGGGTGGTGCGTCGGTGGCGATCATCACCGGACGGGAGGCTCGCACCGCTCTGGAGCTGAGTGGTGTGGGCGAGCTCCCCGGCCTCGTCGTCGCCGGCCTCTACGGCGCGCAGACCTGGCGTGACGGCGAGCTGGAGACGGTGGAGGCGCCGCCCGAACTCGACGAGGCCCGCGCCCAGCTCCCCGCGCTTGTGGAGGGCGTCTCATCCCAACTGTGGATCGAGGAGAAGGGCCTGTCGCTGGTGGTGCACGCCCGGGGCCTTGACGATCCGGATGCCGCGATCGACTCGCTCCGCCCGTCGGTCGAGGCGCTGGCCGCCCCGCTCGGCCTCGAAGTGCACGCTGGGCGGCGGGTGCTGGAACTCCGCTTGGCCGGTTTCGACAAGGGGCGAGCGCTGCGGGAGGTCGTGGCCGCCGCCGGCCGGTCGCAGCTCCTCTACGCCGGCGACGACGTGGCTGACCGTCCGGCCTTCGCTGTGGTGCGGGAACTGCGCGCGGCCGGCCGATCGGCGTGGGCGGTCGCGGTGAGTTCACCCGAGGTCCACTGGAGCGAGCAGGGCGACGGTCTCGATGCCGTGGTCGATGGGCCGTCGGGCCTGCTGACCCTGCTACGAGCTGTTCTTGGCGGCTGA
- a CDS encoding inorganic phosphate transporter, PiT family produces MANDFLLIIVVITALSFDFTNGFHDTANAMATSIATGALKPKVAVAVSGALNLVGAFLSLSVAATIASGLVNTHLVTLTVVFAGLVGGITWNLATWYLGIPSSSSHSLIGGVVGATIAAAGGSAVKWQGLVSKVIIPAGLSPIIAGLIATTGTYLIYRISRGVPQKARSHGFRIGQIGSASMVSLAHGTNDAQKTMGIITLALIVNGNVPANAQAPFWVILSCALAISLGTYVGGWRVIRTMGKGLVEIDSPQGMAAESASAATILLSSHFGYSLSTTHVATGSILGTGLGKRGAEVRWSVAGRMAMAWLVTLPASGLVGAAAYFVANGLGDPAGVLVMLAILIVFASVLYVRSRKTSVHPGNVNAEWSGTVVPAEEPVAVGASSTAGTAVKQERNWS; encoded by the coding sequence ATGGCCAATGATTTCCTGCTGATCATCGTGGTAATCACGGCGTTGTCCTTCGACTTCACCAACGGGTTTCACGACACCGCGAATGCGATGGCGACGTCGATCGCCACCGGCGCTCTGAAACCAAAGGTCGCCGTCGCCGTCTCCGGCGCCCTGAACCTGGTCGGCGCGTTTCTCTCCTTGAGCGTGGCGGCAACGATCGCCAGTGGGTTGGTGAATACCCATCTGGTGACGCTGACCGTGGTCTTCGCCGGCCTCGTCGGCGGGATCACCTGGAACCTGGCCACCTGGTACCTGGGGATCCCGTCCAGTTCGTCGCACTCGCTCATCGGCGGCGTCGTCGGAGCCACCATCGCCGCGGCGGGTGGGAGTGCGGTGAAGTGGCAGGGCCTGGTGTCGAAGGTGATCATCCCGGCCGGCCTCTCGCCGATCATCGCCGGCCTCATCGCCACGACCGGCACCTACCTGATCTATCGGATCAGTCGCGGAGTTCCGCAGAAGGCCCGCTCCCACGGGTTCCGCATCGGGCAGATCGGTTCGGCCTCGATGGTGTCACTGGCCCACGGCACCAACGATGCCCAGAAAACCATGGGAATCATCACGCTGGCCTTGATCGTGAACGGCAACGTGCCGGCCAATGCCCAGGCACCCTTCTGGGTCATCCTCTCGTGTGCGCTGGCGATCAGCCTGGGCACCTACGTCGGCGGATGGCGGGTGATCCGGACGATGGGCAAGGGCTTGGTGGAGATCGATTCGCCGCAGGGTATGGCGGCGGAGTCGGCCTCGGCCGCGACCATCCTGCTCTCCAGCCACTTCGGCTACTCGCTGTCGACGACCCACGTGGCCACCGGATCGATCCTCGGAACCGGCCTCGGAAAGCGGGGCGCCGAGGTGCGCTGGTCGGTGGCCGGGCGGATGGCGATGGCCTGGCTGGTGACCCTGCCGGCCTCCGGACTGGTCGGCGCTGCCGCGTATTTCGTGGCCAACGGCCTGGGTGACCCGGCCGGAGTGCTGGTAATGCTGGCGATTCTCATCGTCTTCGCCTCCGTGCTGTACGTCCGTTCGCGCAAGACGTCAGTACACCCCGGCAACGTCAATGCTGAATGGTCGGGCACCGTCGTTCCGGCCGAGGAGCCGGTCGCCGTGGGAGCCTCAAGTACCGCGGGCACCGCGGTCAAGCAAGAGAGGAACTGGTCGTGA
- a CDS encoding CHAD domain-containing protein, translating into MTPKRSLEREEKWDVPATFVPPELIPDLPEGATVSIAQVHLSSTYFDTDRHDLLNADVSLRRRTGDTDTGWQAKLASRTEHRIEITQPLQPSSVDENVTPPESIGEILAGLGRGRTLRPIAIVRTARTLHSVHDATGTLLLELADDTVHSTAIGPTASIQAWREVEVELKQGSPKLLRRLGKQLQRAGAMPRPGSSKLTRTLELDDAVPPPIAAPIARYLHEQYLALLAGDLDLRMGNDAVHPTRVACRRLRSTLRNFAPLLADDGATGDADVDADLDADLDFDLDTEIAWYAALLGDARDAQVMRAHFRQALGDVPVELTLGAVAARIATSIDQWERDALAVLGEAMHSPRYFALLDAVEAFVEHQAAAKPPKRKQIEKLVAQAEQKYQKRLRRALRSPKDDAALHRARKAAKRARYAYEATELDGARRRIRDFKRLQTTLGEFQDAVVAKELLRKWGAATSALPDENGFTFGLLWQREDENQRRIRRALRHAG; encoded by the coding sequence ATGACGCCGAAGCGGTCGCTGGAACGCGAGGAGAAGTGGGACGTACCGGCAACCTTCGTACCGCCGGAGCTGATCCCGGACCTGCCGGAAGGTGCGACGGTATCCATCGCCCAGGTGCATCTCTCCAGCACCTACTTCGACACCGATCGCCACGACCTGCTGAATGCGGACGTCTCACTGCGCCGTCGCACCGGTGACACCGACACCGGCTGGCAGGCGAAACTGGCTAGCCGGACTGAGCACCGGATCGAGATCACCCAACCTCTGCAACCATCTTCGGTCGATGAGAACGTGACACCGCCGGAGTCCATCGGCGAGATTCTGGCCGGGCTGGGGCGGGGCCGCACCCTGCGCCCGATCGCCATCGTGCGCACGGCCCGGACTCTGCACAGCGTCCACGACGCCACCGGAACGTTGTTGCTGGAGCTGGCCGACGACACCGTCCACTCGACGGCGATCGGACCGACGGCGTCGATACAGGCCTGGCGTGAGGTGGAGGTCGAGCTGAAGCAGGGTTCGCCGAAGTTGCTGCGACGCCTCGGCAAGCAACTACAGCGAGCCGGCGCCATGCCCCGCCCTGGTTCGTCGAAGCTGACGCGGACCCTTGAGCTCGACGATGCCGTGCCCCCGCCCATCGCCGCGCCGATCGCCCGCTACCTCCATGAGCAATACCTCGCCCTCCTCGCCGGCGACCTGGACCTGCGGATGGGTAACGACGCGGTGCACCCGACCCGGGTCGCCTGCCGGAGACTTCGCAGTACTCTGCGAAACTTTGCGCCGCTGCTGGCCGATGACGGCGCCACCGGCGATGCGGACGTTGACGCCGATCTGGACGCCGATCTGGACTTCGATCTGGACACTGAGATCGCCTGGTACGCCGCGCTCCTGGGTGATGCGCGAGATGCCCAGGTCATGCGTGCCCACTTTCGCCAGGCGTTGGGTGACGTCCCGGTGGAACTGACGCTCGGCGCGGTGGCCGCCCGGATCGCGACCAGCATCGACCAGTGGGAGCGTGACGCGCTGGCCGTCCTGGGCGAGGCGATGCACAGCCCCCGCTACTTCGCTCTGCTGGATGCGGTCGAGGCCTTCGTCGAGCACCAGGCGGCGGCAAAGCCCCCGAAGCGCAAGCAGATCGAGAAGCTCGTCGCCCAGGCCGAGCAGAAGTACCAGAAGCGGCTGCGGCGCGCACTGCGTTCGCCCAAGGACGACGCCGCCCTGCACCGAGCCAGGAAGGCGGCCAAGCGGGCCCGCTATGCCTATGAGGCCACCGAACTCGACGGCGCCCGCCGACGAATCCGCGACTTCAAACGGCTGCAGACGACGCTCGGAGAGTTCCAGGATGCCGTCGTGGCCAAGGAACTCCTGCGCAAATGGGGGGCGGCTACGAGCGCGCTCCCCGACGAGAACGGCTTTACTTTCGGCCTGCTCTGGCAGCGCGAGGACGAGAACCAGCGCCGGATCAGACGGGCGCTCCGCCACGCTGGGTGA
- a CDS encoding trehalose 6-phosphate synthase: MTKASLVVASNRGPVSISVGSDGEEQTVRGGGGLVSGMQAALDSAGDAVWVCSAMTDRERSVARRAGGAPLTFSGSGGDDAAGGDFDVVMLPIDGVTFRRAYNGIANATLWFVLHMLFEPTRRPLFDAAWRGQWAAYERYNQSFAEAVDRVAEEGATVMVQDYHLFLLPALLRERRPDLKIGFFTHTPWVSPDYFGLLPDDVAHDILSGILGADVVGFHTWRWAEQFQQCCQAVLGKVPHDQLQVYGLTADAQEMAGLQRQADVRSAVRELREEIGDRLVIGRVDRAELSKNVYRGLLAYRELLHRFPQWQSRVVHAVFDNPSREDIPEYREYTAAVERLGREIDEEFGTDDWTPLLLTIEQDYPSALAALTLTDVVFINSVRDGMNLVAFEAVLLSERDPVMVLSRETGAADVLGADALLVNPYDVGQTAAALDQALTTVQRERESGEETGHERSARLRASASQFPPAEWFDEQLRQVRSAAKNSS; encoded by the coding sequence ATGACGAAGGCCAGCCTGGTAGTGGCGTCCAATCGAGGGCCGGTGTCGATATCGGTCGGTTCGGACGGCGAGGAGCAGACCGTCCGTGGCGGCGGAGGTCTGGTCAGCGGCATGCAGGCGGCGCTGGATTCAGCCGGCGACGCGGTCTGGGTCTGCTCGGCGATGACCGACCGGGAGCGTTCGGTGGCTCGGCGGGCCGGCGGTGCGCCACTCACGTTCAGCGGGTCAGGCGGCGATGACGCTGCGGGCGGCGACTTCGACGTGGTGATGCTCCCCATCGACGGCGTCACCTTCCGCCGGGCTTACAACGGCATCGCCAACGCCACCCTGTGGTTCGTGCTGCACATGCTCTTCGAACCGACCCGGCGCCCGCTCTTCGACGCCGCGTGGCGGGGGCAGTGGGCGGCGTATGAGCGTTACAACCAGAGCTTCGCCGAGGCGGTGGACCGGGTGGCCGAAGAAGGGGCCACCGTGATGGTGCAGGACTACCACCTCTTCCTGCTGCCAGCCCTGCTCCGGGAACGTCGGCCCGACCTGAAGATCGGCTTCTTCACCCATACGCCCTGGGTCTCCCCCGACTACTTCGGCCTTCTACCCGACGACGTCGCCCACGACATCCTCTCCGGAATCCTCGGCGCCGACGTCGTCGGTTTCCACACCTGGCGCTGGGCCGAGCAGTTCCAGCAGTGCTGCCAGGCCGTCCTCGGCAAGGTCCCGCACGACCAGCTGCAGGTCTACGGCCTCACCGCGGACGCGCAGGAGATGGCCGGGTTGCAGCGGCAGGCCGACGTCCGGAGTGCGGTCCGGGAGCTCCGCGAGGAGATTGGTGACCGGCTGGTGATCGGACGGGTCGACCGGGCCGAGTTGTCGAAGAACGTCTACCGCGGGCTGCTGGCCTACCGGGAGTTACTGCACCGGTTTCCGCAGTGGCAAAGCCGGGTGGTGCACGCCGTCTTCGACAATCCGTCCCGGGAGGACATCCCCGAATACCGCGAGTACACCGCGGCGGTGGAGCGGCTGGGGCGCGAGATCGACGAGGAGTTCGGCACCGACGACTGGACGCCGCTGCTGCTCACCATCGAGCAGGACTACCCGAGCGCGCTGGCCGCACTCACCCTCACCGATGTCGTCTTCATCAACTCCGTCCGGGACGGCATGAATCTGGTCGCGTTCGAGGCGGTGCTGCTCTCGGAACGAGACCCGGTGATGGTGCTCTCCCGCGAGACCGGAGCCGCCGACGTCCTCGGCGCTGACGCGCTTCTGGTGAACCCGTATGACGTCGGGCAGACCGCGGCCGCCCTCGACCAGGCCCTCACCACCGTGCAGCGCGAACGGGAGAGTGGCGAGGAGACGGGCCACGAACGGAGTGCGCGACTGCGGGCGTCGGCCAGCCAGTTCCCACCGGCAGAGTGGTTCGACGAGCAGCTGCGGCAGGTCCGCTCAGCCGCCAAGAACAGCTCGTAG
- a CDS encoding DNA-binding transcriptional regulator, PucR family — translation MPRRELMRTLLARVDLDQLTDGVLASFVSSPDFQSLRPPQEVLRAWVRWNVDMMMRWSADGDGPGEAELEGFRELARISASEGTGVDTIPANYRRGARYAWRTLMEQATDEERAQLHGGADLLFEFVDRFTRAFAEAYEEASRLGGASARERCAQELFDAIVDGAELIDEQARLSARIGINQATQLRPFIIAGPPQPMSFWLSLAQQYRDDGFLAIARGRQLTAIGPDGPPSRELAESLIFVAGETVPLTELGRELARVRSVIEIARSLELRGEVRPDQLLTEQLIRAAPDIAIQLHRRVYGALPEELVDTLDALVDHGFDRAATAASLPVHRNTLTNRMGRIERLTGLNLDATADRSLIWLARRQAQLQPEAMS, via the coding sequence ATGCCCCGTCGCGAGTTGATGCGCACCCTCCTCGCGCGGGTCGACCTCGACCAGCTCACCGACGGAGTGCTCGCCAGTTTCGTCAGCAGCCCCGACTTCCAGTCGCTACGCCCGCCGCAGGAGGTGCTGCGGGCGTGGGTGCGCTGGAACGTCGACATGATGATGCGCTGGTCGGCCGACGGCGACGGCCCGGGCGAAGCCGAACTGGAGGGGTTTCGCGAGCTTGCACGCATCTCGGCCTCGGAAGGCACGGGCGTCGACACCATCCCGGCCAACTACCGTCGCGGCGCGAGATACGCCTGGCGAACGCTGATGGAGCAGGCCACCGACGAGGAGCGAGCCCAGCTCCACGGAGGCGCCGACCTACTGTTTGAGTTCGTTGATCGTTTCACCCGCGCCTTCGCCGAGGCCTACGAGGAGGCGAGTCGTCTGGGCGGCGCCTCGGCCCGTGAGCGCTGCGCCCAGGAACTCTTCGACGCGATCGTCGACGGTGCCGAACTCATCGACGAGCAGGCACGCCTCAGCGCCCGCATCGGGATCAACCAGGCGACCCAACTCCGCCCGTTCATCATCGCGGGCCCTCCACAGCCGATGAGCTTCTGGCTGAGCCTGGCCCAGCAGTATCGCGACGATGGCTTCCTCGCGATCGCCCGCGGACGGCAGCTCACCGCGATCGGCCCCGACGGGCCACCTTCCCGCGAACTGGCCGAATCCCTTATTTTTGTTGCCGGTGAGACGGTGCCGCTCACCGAATTGGGCCGCGAATTGGCCCGGGTCCGGTCGGTCATCGAGATCGCCCGCTCGCTCGAACTCCGCGGCGAGGTGCGGCCGGATCAGCTACTCACCGAGCAACTGATCCGGGCCGCACCCGACATCGCTATCCAACTCCACCGCCGGGTCTACGGTGCGCTACCCGAGGAGCTGGTGGATACCCTCGACGCCCTGGTCGATCACGGATTCGACCGGGCGGCGACCGCCGCCTCGCTCCCCGTCCATCGCAATACCCTCACCAACCGGATGGGGCGTATTGAGCGACTCACGGGGTTGAATCTCGACGCCACGGCGGACCGCAGCCTGATCTGGCTGGCCCGTCGCCAGGCGCAGTTGCAGCCCGAAGCGATGAGCTAG
- a CDS encoding drug resistance transporter, EmrB/QacA subfamily has protein sequence MTPTAAANVATRRWVSLAGICTAAGIVWLAFADLGVALPTIANEFHADLGTLEWANNAFSLVTGALVIAAGKFGDIFGRRRMLLLGTVLFAAFSVVGAVANGSGLLIAGRGLMGIGAALILPATLALIPPQFSGAAQLTAFGVWQAVAWGGQAVGPAVGGVLTETLSWRWLFWLNLPLAALAFLVVRAFTPESSDPGASRRIDWAGLATIGLAVFALLYALTDGPSAGWGDPLVVALAVAAVALGVAWYFIESRVREPLVDLSLFKIKPYDGALIANLTMNLSFAGLNYLLVLWLQNVRGYDAIQAGLLMLPSTLGIFLFIPLGGRMSSRVGSRRPVYIGLLIMSAGILVLGLVREDVSLGLIMAALVITGLGLGLLSTPISNTAVGDVAEDLAGTAAGVFKMSSMVGGALGVALLTAFARSFGSKHTTDAAQLAGLTDQQVTQTKEALVGSSSFSDALTHLPQELQATVTRVAKSAFTDGVADAFIITGVVGVLATIVVVLVWPARTGNTGPEASD, from the coding sequence GTGACCCCAACGGCAGCGGCGAATGTCGCTACTCGCCGATGGGTCTCGCTGGCCGGAATCTGTACCGCGGCCGGGATCGTCTGGCTCGCCTTCGCCGACCTGGGTGTGGCGCTGCCGACGATCGCCAACGAGTTCCACGCCGATCTGGGCACCCTGGAGTGGGCGAACAACGCCTTCAGCCTGGTCACCGGCGCCCTCGTCATCGCCGCCGGGAAGTTCGGCGACATCTTCGGACGGCGGCGCATGCTGCTGCTCGGCACCGTCCTCTTCGCGGCGTTCTCGGTGGTGGGGGCCGTCGCTAACGGTTCCGGCCTGCTGATCGCCGGACGAGGGTTGATGGGCATCGGCGCGGCGCTGATCCTGCCGGCCACGCTCGCCCTGATCCCGCCGCAGTTCTCCGGCGCCGCGCAGCTCACCGCCTTCGGGGTCTGGCAGGCCGTGGCCTGGGGCGGGCAGGCGGTCGGGCCGGCGGTCGGCGGGGTGCTCACCGAGACGCTGAGTTGGCGATGGCTCTTCTGGCTGAACCTGCCGCTCGCGGCGCTGGCCTTTCTGGTCGTGCGGGCGTTCACGCCGGAGTCGAGCGACCCCGGCGCCTCGCGGCGCATCGACTGGGCGGGGCTGGCGACCATCGGCCTGGCCGTCTTCGCCTTGCTGTACGCGCTCACCGACGGTCCGAGTGCGGGCTGGGGCGATCCGCTGGTCGTCGCACTGGCGGTGGCGGCGGTGGCCCTCGGCGTTGCTTGGTACTTCATCGAGAGTCGGGTCCGGGAGCCTCTGGTCGACCTCAGTCTCTTCAAGATCAAGCCCTACGACGGCGCGCTGATCGCCAACCTGACGATGAACCTGAGTTTCGCCGGCCTCAACTACCTGCTGGTGCTCTGGCTGCAGAACGTCCGCGGCTACGACGCGATCCAGGCCGGTCTGCTCATGCTCCCGTCCACCCTCGGCATTTTCCTCTTCATCCCACTGGGCGGGCGGATGTCGTCCCGGGTCGGTTCACGACGCCCGGTGTACATCGGCCTGCTCATCATGAGCGCGGGCATCCTCGTGCTCGGACTGGTGCGGGAGGACGTCAGCCTCGGCCTGATCATGGCGGCCCTGGTGATCACCGGACTAGGGCTCGGGTTGCTCTCGACACCGATCTCGAACACCGCGGTGGGTGATGTGGCCGAGGACCTCGCCGGAACGGCGGCCGGCGTCTTCAAGATGTCGAGCATGGTTGGTGGCGCGCTCGGGGTAGCCCTGCTCACCGCCTTCGCCCGTAGCTTCGGCAGCAAGCACACCACCGACGCTGCACAGCTGGCCGGGCTCACCGACCAGCAGGTCACCCAGACCAAGGAGGCGCTCGTCGGGTCGTCCTCATTCTCCGACGCACTGACGCACCTGCCCCAGGAACTGCAGGCGACCGTCACCCGGGTGGCGAAGTCCGCCTTCACCGACGGCGTGGCGGATGCCTTCATCATCACGGGCGTCGTCGGGGTTCTCGCGACGATCGTCGTCGTGCTGGTCTGGCCGGCCCGCACCGGTAACACCGGTCCGGAGGCCAGCGACTGA
- a CDS encoding NADPH2:quinone reductase, translated as MPEDAPRAVTYQQTGGPEVLQLVDKPLLEPGPGEVRVRIHRSGVNPTDWKARQGGESRSIVPAQVPNHDGAGLVDAVGAGVEVAVLGLRVWIWEAAYQRPEGTAQEFAIVPARQLVMLPDNASYDLGASLGVPFITAHRCLTVTEEGPRRLGPGTLTGRVVLVAGGAGAVGNAAIQLARWSDATVISTVSSPAKAQLAAAAGADHVINYRQQDVIAEIRRISSRGVDTIVEVSAAANAEIDAAVIAPLGSVAIYADNGGSDFTLPIRPLMAPNARWQFVLLYTAPARAKGQAIEDISAAILDDAIGVGDAHGLPLHHFPLAETAEAHRAVQDSVTGKVLIDVAAG; from the coding sequence ATGCCGGAGGATGCCCCCAGGGCAGTTACCTATCAGCAGACCGGCGGCCCGGAAGTGCTGCAATTGGTGGATAAACCGCTGCTCGAACCGGGTCCCGGCGAAGTTCGGGTCCGTATTCACCGCTCCGGGGTGAACCCGACCGACTGGAAAGCCCGCCAAGGCGGCGAATCAAGGAGCATCGTCCCGGCTCAGGTTCCCAACCATGACGGTGCCGGGTTGGTCGACGCGGTCGGGGCCGGTGTCGAGGTCGCGGTGCTCGGGCTGCGGGTCTGGATCTGGGAGGCGGCGTACCAGCGCCCCGAGGGGACCGCCCAGGAGTTTGCAATCGTCCCCGCCCGGCAGCTGGTCATGCTTCCCGACAACGCCTCCTACGACCTCGGGGCCTCACTCGGGGTCCCGTTCATCACCGCGCACCGCTGCCTCACCGTCACCGAGGAGGGGCCGCGACGCCTCGGTCCGGGCACCCTGACCGGCCGGGTCGTCCTCGTCGCCGGCGGAGCCGGAGCGGTGGGAAATGCGGCCATTCAACTGGCCCGTTGGTCGGACGCGACCGTGATCAGCACCGTCAGCAGCCCGGCCAAGGCGCAACTCGCGGCAGCGGCCGGAGCTGACCACGTCATCAACTACCGCCAGCAGGACGTCATCGCCGAGATCCGCCGCATCAGCTCGCGGGGTGTCGACACGATCGTCGAGGTCTCCGCCGCCGCGAACGCCGAGATCGACGCCGCGGTCATCGCCCCGCTCGGGTCGGTGGCGATCTACGCCGACAACGGCGGCAGCGACTTCACCCTCCCGATCCGTCCGCTGATGGCGCCGAACGCGAGATGGCAGTTCGTGCTGCTGTACACCGCACCGGCGCGGGCCAAGGGGCAGGCGATCGAGGACATCTCGGCGGCCATCCTGGACGATGCGATCGGTGTTGGCGACGCCCACGGGCTGCCGCTGCACCACTTCCCGCTGGCCGAGACGGCCGAGGCGCATCGCGCGGTGCAGGATTCGGTCACCGGGAAGGTCCTCATCGATGTCGCTGCCGGCTGA